One window from the genome of Paraconexibacter algicola encodes:
- a CDS encoding alpha/beta fold hydrolase, translating into MPSEGPAPYHRGGQGSPLVLLHGFTGTWRMWRPVLAPLESCHDVIALTLPCHHGGPDIAPGATVGIAALADALERSLDDLGLDTVHLSGNSLGGWLSLELARRGRARSVVALSPAGGWEEMRDLQRTARIIGSSVRLGIRAAPFLRAELLPGPVRKFALRATMERGDRVPPDALLEMLEDLGGCTILDSFMEATVRDGPFSQDMSHVTCPIRVAWSQNDRTIPADRHGRPLLQHLPQAEFLAMHGVGHVPMYDDPAQVAATILEVTTAVDEALVG; encoded by the coding sequence GTGCCGTCCGAAGGTCCAGCGCCATACCACCGGGGAGGGCAGGGCTCCCCGCTCGTCCTCCTGCACGGATTCACCGGGACGTGGCGCATGTGGCGGCCGGTCCTCGCGCCGCTCGAGAGCTGCCACGACGTCATCGCGCTGACGCTGCCGTGCCACCACGGCGGCCCGGACATCGCGCCCGGTGCGACGGTGGGGATCGCGGCGCTGGCCGATGCGTTGGAGCGCTCGCTCGACGACCTCGGCCTCGACACCGTGCACCTCAGCGGCAACTCGCTCGGCGGCTGGCTCTCGCTGGAGCTCGCCCGGCGTGGCCGCGCGCGGTCCGTCGTCGCTCTCTCGCCCGCCGGTGGCTGGGAGGAGATGCGCGACCTGCAGCGGACCGCGAGGATCATCGGCAGCAGCGTGCGCCTCGGCATCCGCGCCGCGCCGTTCCTGCGGGCCGAGCTGCTGCCGGGCCCGGTCCGCAAGTTCGCGCTGCGCGCGACGATGGAGCGCGGGGACCGCGTCCCGCCGGATGCCCTGCTGGAGATGCTGGAGGATCTCGGCGGCTGCACGATCCTCGACTCGTTCATGGAGGCGACGGTCCGCGACGGCCCGTTCTCGCAGGACATGTCGCACGTGACCTGCCCGATCCGGGTGGCGTGGTCGCAGAACGACCGCACGATCCCGGCCGACCGGCACGGCCGCCCGCTGCTGCAGCACCTGCCACAGGCCGAGTTCCTGGCGATGCACGGCGTCGGCCACGTGCCGATGTACGACGACCCGGCGCAGGTCGCGGCGACGATCCTCGAGGTCACGACCGCGGTGGACGAGGCGCTGGTCGGATGA
- a CDS encoding wax ester/triacylglycerol synthase domain-containing protein, whose protein sequence is MTAAPVNPYDRLQVRWGQGTEMNALEAALWRASANPGFRAASVVVEVLDTVPDWQRLVDGHRFGLARIPRLRQRVVDDPLRIGPPAWCDTRVDLAHHVRRVALRPGSSVQDALEVAADLHMTVFDPDRPLWQGVLVEGLADGKAVYLLKVHHALADGAGIIELFDLVHSDRREPTSGKPLLPDTAHDDRWALGLSVQHAARLAARAPLAAAKLAFGGATAVSRPARTVGGVRTTATAVDRLVSGAPGRPSTLLRGRGAARQFRFLELATADLRAAADRNGASLGDVFLAGALGGVARYAADRGEQLGDIPVAVPTGVHLAGATMNRLARARIAGPAGVLDPTERIRVAGLRAREVWEAPPVDLLRATAAVLSRAPTPLLERIAGGFTRACDLQCFTFRGLDREAYVAGAKVESMAVFGPTAGAAVTMTITSHGERCGIGLTSDSAAVTDPDGLRDATADAFDELLAAHR, encoded by the coding sequence ATGACCGCGGCCCCGGTGAACCCCTACGACCGCCTGCAGGTCCGCTGGGGTCAGGGCACGGAGATGAACGCGCTCGAGGCCGCGCTCTGGCGCGCGAGCGCGAACCCGGGCTTCCGCGCGGCGAGCGTCGTGGTCGAGGTGCTCGACACCGTGCCGGACTGGCAGCGGCTCGTCGACGGTCACCGCTTCGGCCTCGCGCGGATCCCGCGCCTGCGCCAGCGGGTGGTGGACGACCCGCTGCGGATCGGCCCGCCGGCCTGGTGCGACACGCGGGTCGACCTCGCCCACCACGTCCGGCGCGTCGCGCTGCGCCCGGGCTCCTCGGTGCAGGACGCCCTGGAGGTCGCGGCCGACCTCCACATGACCGTGTTCGATCCGGACCGGCCGCTGTGGCAGGGCGTGCTGGTCGAAGGCCTCGCGGACGGGAAGGCCGTCTACCTCCTCAAGGTCCACCACGCGCTCGCGGACGGCGCGGGGATCATCGAGCTGTTCGACCTCGTGCACAGCGATCGGCGCGAGCCGACCTCGGGCAAGCCGCTGCTCCCCGACACCGCGCACGACGACCGCTGGGCGCTCGGCCTCAGCGTGCAGCACGCCGCGCGCCTGGCCGCCCGCGCGCCGCTGGCCGCCGCGAAGCTCGCGTTCGGCGGCGCGACGGCGGTGAGCCGTCCGGCGCGCACCGTCGGCGGCGTGCGCACCACCGCGACCGCCGTCGACCGCCTGGTGTCCGGCGCGCCCGGCCGCCCCTCCACCCTCCTGCGCGGTCGCGGCGCCGCCCGGCAGTTCCGCTTCCTCGAGCTCGCGACCGCCGACCTGCGCGCGGCGGCGGACCGCAACGGCGCCTCGCTGGGGGACGTCTTCCTCGCGGGCGCGCTGGGCGGCGTCGCCCGCTACGCGGCCGACCGTGGCGAGCAGCTCGGGGACATCCCGGTCGCCGTGCCGACCGGCGTCCACCTCGCGGGCGCGACGATGAACCGCCTCGCCCGTGCCCGCATCGCGGGTCCCGCGGGCGTGCTCGACCCGACCGAGCGGATCCGCGTCGCGGGCCTCCGCGCGCGCGAGGTCTGGGAGGCGCCGCCGGTCGACCTCCTGCGCGCCACCGCCGCCGTCCTCAGCCGCGCGCCGACGCCGCTGCTCGAGCGCATCGCCGGCGGCTTCACGCGCGCGTGCGACCTGCAGTGCTTCACGTTCCGCGGGCTGGACCGCGAGGCGTACGTCGCGGGCGCGAAGGTCGAGTCGATGGCGGTCTTCGGCCCGACCGCGGGCGCGGCGGTCACGATGACGATCACCTCGCACGGCGAGCGCTGCGGCATCGGCCTCACCTCGGACTCCGCGGCGGTGACGGATCCCGACGGGCTGCGCGATGCGACCGCGGACGCGTTCGACGAGCTGCTCGCGGCCCACCGGTGA
- a CDS encoding cytochrome P450, whose translation MATARVEHDISSFGFWRDLTFDQREETFAKLRAESPISRHRPLESHLLEPEEGARDFWGINTHELIQKASRDTKTFSSASGIFMEDFPDVVIQGSLSFIVTDAPRHKELRGIVWSAFTPGNMRKLEHDIAAQAKQIVDEIAPLGEADLATTLCKQLPGRLFANLFGIPPGDLREEVMQCAEDMASWSDEELRDGKEAIELFGDAAFRLNDIALDAIAARRENPQDDLLTWVCQAQTEDGTLEDWEVGSFFALLSAAANDTTRHTIAHTIWNFERFPEQKQLWQANLTDATLGEQLAEEAVRYATPLLHFRRTVTQDVEFGGVEMKAGDKVALWYCSGNRDEQVFDRPMEFDITREVNRHVGFGGGGPHYCMGAALARLTLRSIFREIYSRMPDIRVVGTPRFLDANVVHGVKELRAEWTPER comes from the coding sequence ATGGCCACAGCACGTGTCGAGCACGACATCTCCAGCTTCGGGTTCTGGCGGGACCTGACCTTCGACCAGCGCGAGGAGACCTTCGCGAAGCTCCGCGCCGAGTCGCCGATCTCCCGGCACCGTCCGCTGGAGTCGCACCTCCTGGAGCCGGAGGAGGGCGCCCGCGACTTCTGGGGCATCAACACCCACGAGCTGATCCAGAAGGCCTCGCGCGACACGAAGACGTTCAGCTCCGCGAGCGGCATCTTCATGGAGGACTTCCCCGACGTCGTCATCCAGGGGTCGCTGTCGTTCATCGTCACCGACGCGCCGCGCCACAAGGAGCTGCGCGGGATCGTCTGGTCGGCGTTCACCCCGGGCAACATGCGCAAGCTCGAGCACGACATCGCCGCGCAGGCGAAGCAGATCGTCGACGAGATCGCGCCCCTCGGCGAGGCGGACCTGGCGACCACGCTGTGCAAGCAGCTTCCCGGCCGCCTGTTCGCGAACCTGTTCGGCATCCCGCCCGGGGATCTGCGCGAGGAGGTCATGCAGTGCGCCGAGGACATGGCGTCCTGGTCCGACGAGGAGCTGCGCGACGGCAAGGAGGCGATCGAGCTGTTCGGCGACGCCGCGTTCCGCCTCAACGACATCGCGCTCGACGCGATCGCCGCGCGGCGCGAGAACCCGCAGGACGACCTGCTCACCTGGGTCTGCCAGGCGCAGACCGAGGACGGCACGCTCGAGGACTGGGAGGTCGGCTCGTTCTTCGCGCTGCTCTCCGCGGCGGCGAACGACACGACCCGCCACACGATCGCCCACACGATCTGGAACTTCGAGCGGTTCCCGGAGCAGAAGCAGCTGTGGCAGGCGAACCTCACCGACGCGACGCTCGGCGAGCAGCTCGCCGAGGAGGCGGTCCGCTACGCCACGCCGCTGCTGCACTTCCGCCGCACGGTCACGCAGGACGTCGAGTTCGGCGGCGTGGAGATGAAGGCCGGTGACAAGGTCGCGCTCTGGTACTGCTCGGGCAACCGCGACGAGCAGGTCTTCGACCGGCCGATGGAGTTCGACATCACCCGTGAGGTCAACCGCCACGTCGGCTTCGGCGGCGGCGGCCCGCACTACTGCATGGGCGCGGCGCTGGCCCGCCTGACGCTGCGCTCGATCTTCCGCGAGATCTACTCGCGGATGCCGGACATCCGCGTGGTGGGGACGCCGCGGTTCCTCGACGCGAACGTCGTGCACGGCGTCAAGGAGCTGCGGGCGGAGTGGACCCCGGAGCGCTGA
- a CDS encoding calcium:proton antiporter, whose protein sequence is MNAPSLRLGSRALPWTDVVPVVAAIAAAVTFGSKPGTLVLVLAGLLLGAAVLSAVHHAEVVAHRVGEPFGSLVLAVAVTVIEVALIVTLMISGGDETSTLARDTVFAAAMITINGILGLSVLVGALKHRTASFNAEGTATALATVATLATLCLVLPTFTEAESGPEFSSSQLAFAAVASLAVYGLFVFVQTVRHRDYFLPGDGDGVVADDDGDHAAPPSDREALRSLGLLVLALVAVVGLAKLESSAIEDLVSSIGAPQSAVGVVIALVVLLPETLAAYRNAARGRVQTSLNLALGSAMASIGLTIPAIAIASIWLDGPLLLGLGSTEIVLLTISVVVGALTVLPGRATVQEGALHLVLFSVFLFLALVP, encoded by the coding sequence GTGAACGCCCCGTCCCTGCGCCTCGGTTCGCGCGCGCTGCCCTGGACCGACGTCGTGCCGGTGGTGGCCGCGATCGCGGCCGCCGTCACGTTCGGCAGCAAGCCGGGGACGCTCGTGCTCGTCCTCGCCGGCCTGCTGCTCGGCGCCGCGGTGCTCTCCGCCGTGCACCACGCGGAGGTCGTCGCGCACCGGGTCGGCGAGCCGTTCGGGTCGCTGGTCCTGGCCGTCGCGGTCACGGTCATCGAGGTCGCGCTGATCGTCACGCTGATGATCAGCGGCGGCGACGAGACGTCCACGCTCGCCCGCGACACCGTGTTCGCCGCGGCGATGATCACCATCAACGGGATCCTCGGTCTGTCCGTCCTCGTGGGCGCGCTGAAGCACCGCACCGCGTCGTTCAACGCGGAGGGGACGGCGACCGCGCTCGCCACCGTCGCGACGCTCGCGACGCTCTGCCTGGTGCTGCCGACCTTCACCGAGGCGGAGTCCGGACCGGAGTTCTCGTCCTCGCAGCTGGCGTTCGCCGCGGTCGCGAGCCTGGCCGTCTACGGGCTGTTCGTGTTCGTGCAGACCGTGCGCCATCGCGACTACTTCCTGCCCGGGGACGGGGACGGCGTCGTCGCGGACGACGACGGCGATCACGCCGCCCCGCCGTCGGACCGCGAGGCGCTGCGCAGCCTGGGCCTGCTCGTCCTCGCCCTGGTGGCGGTCGTCGGACTCGCGAAGCTCGAGTCGTCGGCGATCGAGGACCTCGTGTCGAGCATCGGCGCGCCGCAGTCGGCGGTCGGCGTCGTGATCGCGCTCGTGGTGCTGCTGCCCGAGACGCTCGCCGCCTACCGCAACGCGGCGCGGGGTCGGGTGCAGACGTCGCTGAACCTCGCGCTCGGCTCGGCGATGGCGAGCATCGGCCTGACGATCCCGGCGATCGCGATCGCGTCGATCTGGCTCGACGGGCCGCTGCTGCTCGGGCTCGGCTCGACCGAGATCGTGCTGCTGACGATCTCGGTCGTCGTCGGCGCCCTGACCGTGCTGCCCGGGCGCGCGACCGTGCAGGAGGGCGCCCTGCACCTCGTGCTGTTCAGCGTCTTCCTGTTCCTGGCCCTCGTGCCGTAG
- a CDS encoding arsenate reductase family protein has translation MALTLLHNPHCSTSVHALDALEDAGHEVTVRKYLLVKERLDEDELRSLATRLVGDPVDALIRRDATYKKLGLEADGWDAEQVVATLVEHPSLLQRPILDDGERAQIGRPRSRAAEWAQAGRVA, from the coding sequence ATGGCTCTGACGCTCCTGCACAACCCGCACTGCTCCACCTCGGTCCACGCGCTCGACGCGCTCGAGGACGCCGGGCACGAGGTGACCGTCCGCAAGTACCTGCTCGTCAAGGAGCGCCTGGACGAGGACGAGCTGCGCTCCCTCGCGACGCGGCTCGTCGGCGACCCGGTCGACGCGCTGATCCGGCGCGACGCGACCTACAAGAAGCTCGGCCTGGAGGCCGACGGCTGGGACGCCGAGCAGGTCGTCGCCACGCTCGTGGAGCACCCGTCGCTGCTGCAGCGCCCGATCCTCGACGACGGCGAGCGCGCGCAGATCGGCCGGCCGCGGTCCCGCGCCGCCGAGTGGGCGCAGGCCGGCCGCGTCGCCTGA
- a CDS encoding phosphoenolpyruvate synthase, whose translation MVMALDEVDGALRATVGGKAAQLGALARIAGVRVPDGFVVTTAATHGTDGLPPAAVAAIAAAVDPDAAYAVRSSATVEDAPDASFAGQFTSVLGVVGVDAVLAAVDRVRASRLDDHAARYAAHVAADAPVAMAVVVQRMVDARVSGVLFTADPVTGDRRVARVEATAGLGQALVDGTVTPDGYTVRDGSVSGEGVLPAPQVAELVALGRRVEAALGAPQDLEWCLDEDGFAFVQARPITTLFPLPAGADDGDPHVYVSVGHQQMMTDAMAPLGRSLWRLVARPVMHEAGGRLFVDVAPLLASPAGRSVHRTLAEHDPLLGDALDTVLASGLVPDLPGDPEDAVPLPAAAEPLPADPAIVQELIDAIDADEAASAERLRAAGGPTVVAAIREDVAQLKASLFDPRSHRAIMTGMDATAWLDEHLARWLGERGAGDVLNRSVAGNVSSEMGLALLDVADVARRSPAACAVLDAATDRTFLGRLDAVPGGPEVRRALEEWLDRYGMRCSGEIDVTRTRVRERPWTLAPTLLAHVRHAEDGAGNRRFEEGRLTALTYRDEVLARLRERPDGERLARETALRIDRVRTFAGYREYPKYAIVRRLGRYRELLLAEAARLTDAGVLRAPDDAALLTLDELETAARTGAPVDDLLLQERARRHRADRRLEPPRVLLSTGEALHGRLHRDGVPAGALVGLAVSRGTVEGRARVVLDPTGVALGPGDVLVTAHTDPSWSPVFVGIAGLVTEVGGAMTHGAVVAREYGLPAVVGVAGATRRIPDGARVRVHGTDGIVEVLDGGRVDR comes from the coding sequence ATGGTCATGGCACTGGACGAGGTCGACGGGGCGCTGCGGGCGACCGTGGGAGGGAAGGCGGCGCAGCTCGGCGCGCTCGCCCGGATCGCCGGCGTGCGGGTGCCGGACGGGTTCGTGGTGACGACCGCGGCGACCCACGGCACCGACGGACTGCCGCCCGCCGCGGTCGCGGCGATCGCCGCGGCGGTCGACCCGGACGCCGCGTACGCGGTGCGGTCCAGCGCGACCGTCGAGGACGCGCCGGACGCCTCGTTCGCCGGTCAGTTCACCTCGGTCCTCGGGGTGGTCGGGGTCGACGCGGTGCTCGCCGCCGTCGACCGCGTGCGGGCGTCCCGCCTCGACGACCACGCGGCCAGGTACGCCGCACACGTCGCCGCGGACGCCCCGGTCGCGATGGCCGTCGTCGTGCAGCGCATGGTCGACGCGCGCGTCTCCGGGGTCCTCTTCACCGCCGACCCCGTGACCGGTGACCGGCGGGTCGCGCGCGTCGAGGCGACCGCCGGACTCGGCCAGGCGCTCGTCGACGGCACGGTCACCCCGGACGGCTACACGGTGCGGGACGGCAGCGTCAGCGGCGAGGGCGTCCTGCCCGCGCCGCAGGTCGCGGAGCTCGTCGCGCTCGGGCGTCGCGTCGAGGCCGCGCTCGGCGCCCCCCAGGACCTCGAGTGGTGCCTGGACGAGGACGGGTTCGCGTTCGTGCAGGCCCGGCCGATCACGACCCTGTTCCCGCTGCCCGCCGGTGCGGACGACGGCGACCCGCACGTCTACGTGTCCGTCGGGCACCAGCAGATGATGACCGACGCGATGGCGCCGCTCGGCCGGTCGCTGTGGCGCCTCGTGGCCCGGCCGGTGATGCACGAGGCGGGCGGCCGCCTGTTCGTCGACGTCGCGCCGCTCCTCGCCTCACCGGCCGGACGCTCCGTCCACCGGACGCTCGCCGAGCACGACCCGCTGCTCGGCGACGCGCTCGACACCGTGCTCGCGAGCGGCCTGGTCCCCGACCTCCCCGGTGACCCCGAGGACGCCGTCCCGCTGCCGGCCGCCGCGGAGCCGCTCCCCGCCGACCCGGCGATCGTGCAGGAGCTGATCGACGCGATCGACGCGGACGAGGCCGCGTCCGCGGAGCGCCTGCGCGCGGCGGGCGGGCCGACCGTGGTCGCCGCGATCCGCGAGGACGTCGCGCAGCTCAAGGCGTCGCTGTTCGACCCCCGATCCCACCGGGCGATCATGACCGGGATGGACGCCACCGCATGGCTGGACGAGCACCTCGCGCGGTGGCTGGGCGAGCGTGGTGCCGGGGACGTCCTCAACCGGTCCGTGGCCGGCAACGTCTCCTCCGAGATGGGCCTCGCGCTGCTGGACGTCGCCGACGTCGCCCGCCGGTCCCCGGCGGCGTGCGCGGTCCTCGACGCCGCGACCGACCGGACGTTCCTGGGGCGGCTCGACGCGGTGCCGGGCGGGCCGGAGGTCCGGCGGGCGCTGGAGGAGTGGCTCGACCGCTACGGCATGCGCTGCAGCGGGGAGATCGACGTGACGCGCACCCGCGTGCGCGAGCGGCCGTGGACCCTCGCGCCGACGCTGCTGGCCCACGTGCGCCACGCCGAGGACGGGGCGGGCAACCGCCGCTTCGAGGAGGGCCGGCTGACCGCGCTCACCTACCGGGACGAGGTGCTCGCCCGGCTGCGCGAGCGACCGGACGGCGAGCGGCTCGCGCGCGAGACCGCGTTGCGGATCGACCGGGTGCGGACGTTCGCCGGGTATCGCGAGTACCCGAAGTACGCGATCGTCCGGCGGCTCGGCCGCTACCGGGAGCTGCTGCTCGCCGAGGCGGCGCGGCTGACGGACGCCGGCGTGCTGCGCGCGCCCGACGACGCCGCCCTGCTGACGCTCGACGAGCTCGAGACCGCCGCGCGGACCGGCGCACCGGTCGACGACCTACTGCTGCAGGAGCGCGCGCGGCGGCACCGTGCCGACCGTCGGCTCGAACCGCCGCGGGTGCTCCTCAGCACCGGCGAGGCGCTCCACGGCCGGCTGCACCGCGACGGCGTGCCCGCCGGGGCGCTCGTGGGCCTGGCGGTCTCGCGCGGCACGGTCGAGGGCCGGGCGCGCGTGGTGCTCGACCCGACCGGCGTCGCGCTCGGGCCGGGCGACGTGCTCGTCACCGCGCACACCGATCCGAGCTGGTCGCCGGTGTTCGTCGGGATCGCCGGGCTCGTCACCGAGGTCGGCGGCGCGATGACCCACGGCGCGGTCGTGGCGCGCGAGTACGGGCTGCCCGCGGTCGTCGGCGTCGCCGGCGCGACGCGGCGGATCCCCGACGGCGCGCGGGTCCGCGTGCACGGGACGGACGGGATCGTCGAGGTGCTCGACGGCGGTCGTGTGGACCGCTGA
- a CDS encoding zinc-binding dehydrogenase, giving the protein MRAVVLQEFGEPAVLRVHDGVPDPVVPDGWVLVRLHACALNWHDVLLRQGVYDVPLPRVPGSDGAGVRADTGEQVLVLPSLFWGGAERAPGPGFQILGDRTDGTHAELVALPAENVRPLPAGWSFVEAAALPLAGLTAYRALFARAGLVAGETVLVLGAGGGVATMAIALARMAGARVLVTTSTEAKLERAIGLGADGGVLYTSAHWGAAVREMAGGVGVDVVVDSVGSTWPEALTALADGGRLVTFGATGSADAHVDVRRLYFAQQTILGTTMGSPRDADGLLALVAQAPDWRPAIDAVAPLDEIAAMHERMARREHVGKLVLTVP; this is encoded by the coding sequence GTGCGCGCGGTCGTCCTGCAGGAGTTCGGCGAGCCCGCGGTCCTGCGGGTCCACGACGGCGTCCCGGACCCGGTCGTCCCGGACGGCTGGGTGCTCGTGCGGCTCCACGCGTGCGCGCTGAACTGGCACGACGTGCTGCTGCGCCAGGGCGTCTACGACGTGCCGCTCCCGCGCGTGCCCGGCTCCGACGGCGCGGGCGTGCGGGCCGACACCGGCGAGCAGGTCCTCGTCCTGCCGTCCCTGTTCTGGGGCGGGGCGGAGCGCGCCCCCGGGCCCGGGTTCCAGATCCTCGGCGACCGCACCGACGGCACCCACGCCGAGCTCGTCGCGCTCCCCGCCGAGAACGTGCGCCCGCTGCCCGCCGGCTGGTCGTTCGTCGAGGCGGCGGCCCTGCCGCTCGCCGGGCTGACCGCGTACCGGGCCCTGTTCGCGCGCGCCGGGCTCGTCGCCGGGGAGACCGTGCTCGTCCTCGGCGCCGGCGGCGGGGTGGCGACGATGGCGATCGCGCTGGCGCGGATGGCCGGGGCGCGCGTGCTCGTCACGACCTCGACCGAGGCGAAGCTCGAGCGCGCGATCGGCCTGGGCGCCGACGGCGGCGTGCTCTACACGTCGGCCCACTGGGGTGCCGCGGTCCGCGAGATGGCCGGCGGGGTCGGGGTCGACGTCGTGGTCGACTCGGTGGGCTCCACGTGGCCGGAGGCGCTCACCGCGCTCGCCGACGGCGGGCGGCTGGTGACGTTCGGCGCCACGGGCTCCGCCGACGCGCACGTCGACGTGCGCCGCCTCTACTTCGCCCAGCAGACGATCCTCGGCACGACGATGGGATCGCCGCGCGACGCCGACGGGCTGCTCGCCCTCGTCGCGCAGGCCCCGGACTGGCGCCCGGCGATCGACGCGGTCGCACCGCTCGACGAGATCGCCGCGATGCACGAGCGGATGGCGCGCCGCGAGCACGTCGGCAAGCTCGTCCTGACCGTGCCCTGA
- a CDS encoding acyl-CoA dehydrogenase family protein, which yields MDFRDSPQDAAYRATVRAFLEQAVAALPGPEPATMEERLPYWQGWQRTLADGGYAGLSWSAAHGGQEATLVQQAIFLEEYDRAGAPDRLNILGENLCGPTLIDFGTDAQRERFLRPILRGDSVWCQLFSEPGAGSDLAALEARAVRDEAAGGWRISGQKVWTSRAQIADHGMLLARTGPPGSRHGGITYFLLPMRQDGVTVRGLRHILGEPEFNEVFLDDAFVPDDLVLGPVDGGWKIAMATLGYERVILATGRVNMQRLFDDLVAEIRASGTGDDPFVRRTMADLHVRTRVYRLNGLRALSAMASGTPGPASSLGKLLSGPLLEDMADFATARHGLAGQLDPYDADDAQAARWLKLAYQARGTAIAGGTTFIQKNIVAERVLRLPRA from the coding sequence ATGGACTTCCGCGACAGCCCGCAGGACGCCGCGTACCGCGCCACCGTCCGCGCGTTCCTCGAGCAGGCCGTCGCCGCCCTCCCCGGTCCCGAGCCGGCCACGATGGAGGAGCGCCTCCCGTACTGGCAGGGCTGGCAGCGGACGCTCGCCGACGGCGGCTACGCGGGCCTGTCGTGGTCGGCGGCACACGGCGGCCAGGAGGCCACGCTCGTGCAGCAGGCGATCTTCCTCGAGGAGTACGACCGCGCCGGCGCGCCCGACCGGCTCAACATCCTCGGCGAGAACCTCTGCGGCCCGACGCTCATCGACTTCGGCACCGACGCGCAGCGCGAGCGCTTCCTGCGCCCGATCCTGCGCGGCGACTCCGTCTGGTGCCAGCTCTTCAGCGAGCCCGGCGCCGGCTCCGACCTCGCCGCGCTGGAGGCCCGCGCCGTGCGCGACGAGGCCGCCGGCGGCTGGCGGATCAGCGGCCAGAAGGTGTGGACCAGCCGCGCCCAGATCGCCGACCACGGCATGCTGCTCGCGCGCACCGGGCCGCCCGGGTCCCGCCACGGCGGCATCACCTACTTCCTGCTGCCCATGCGTCAGGACGGCGTCACCGTCCGCGGCCTGCGCCACATCCTCGGCGAGCCCGAGTTCAACGAGGTGTTCCTCGACGACGCGTTCGTCCCCGACGACCTCGTCCTCGGTCCCGTCGACGGCGGCTGGAAGATCGCGATGGCGACCCTCGGGTACGAGCGCGTGATCCTCGCCACCGGCCGCGTGAACATGCAGCGGCTGTTCGACGACCTCGTCGCCGAGATCCGCGCCTCCGGCACCGGGGACGACCCGTTCGTGCGCCGCACCATGGCCGACCTGCACGTCCGCACCCGGGTCTACCGCCTCAACGGGCTGCGCGCGCTCAGCGCCATGGCCTCCGGCACGCCCGGCCCCGCGTCCTCGCTCGGCAAGCTGCTCAGCGGGCCGCTGCTGGAGGACATGGCCGACTTCGCCACCGCGCGGCACGGGCTCGCCGGGCAGCTCGACCCCTACGACGCCGACGACGCGCAGGCCGCGCGCTGGCTGAAGCTCGCCTACCAGGCGCGCGGCACCGCGATCGCGGGCGGCACGACGTTCATCCAGAAGAACATCGTCGCCGAGCGCGTCCTGCGCCTGCCGCGCGCGTAG
- a CDS encoding YciI family protein, producing the protein MPRYTMFMIPGPHAYNPDVPLDPALFEEMGAYNEQLEKAGVLLSGEGLHGPDEAVQVKFDADRKGTIFDGPFAEAKELVGGFWMLEVKDHAEALEWASRVPGSPGDIVELRRVQEMEDFPQDVQAVLRDADA; encoded by the coding sequence ATGCCCCGCTACACGATGTTCATGATCCCCGGCCCCCACGCCTACAACCCCGACGTGCCGCTCGACCCGGCGCTCTTCGAGGAGATGGGCGCCTACAACGAGCAGCTCGAGAAGGCCGGCGTCCTGCTCTCCGGCGAGGGCCTCCACGGCCCCGACGAGGCGGTCCAGGTGAAGTTCGACGCCGACCGCAAGGGCACGATCTTCGACGGCCCGTTCGCGGAGGCCAAGGAGCTCGTCGGCGGCTTCTGGATGCTGGAGGTCAAGGACCACGCCGAGGCGCTCGAGTGGGCCAGCCGCGTCCCCGGCAGCCCCGGCGACATCGTCGAGCTGCGCCGCGTGCAGGAGATGGAGGACTTCCCGCAGGACGTCCAGGCGGTCCTGCGGGACGCCGACGCTTGA